Proteins encoded within one genomic window of Besnoitia besnoiti strain Bb-Ger1 chromosome II, whole genome shotgun sequence:
- a CDS encoding hypothetical protein (encoded by transcript BESB_038170), translated as MEVLQAKTKASTDEGRPEAEEASTASHDCNAAGEWKKVCAAPSQDAPAKAGKKTSRKKKFDKNSPSAVTFRLVAASFADPATQQSSQNAQKMALQRVIPPNALKKNRFRDVLPNDLLRVLSPEHFGIHSNLDEENRRLLCDQVYGGDEELLQAAQEALAAKSKQSSSRAGERQQHQPTLDELDEDCYFPKDGYDYSQHLVSLGGGVLD; from the exons ATGGAGGTCTTACAGGCAAAAACAAAAGCGTCAACAGACGAAGGAAggccggaggcggaggaggcgagcacgGCGTCACACGATTGCAACGCCGCAGGAGAATGGAAGAAGGTCTGCGCGGCTCCCTCGCAAGACGCGCCCGCAAAGGCTGGCAAAAAGACTTCTAGGAAGAAGAAATTCGACAAAAACAGTCCCTCGGCGGTCACCTTTCGACttgtcgccgcctccttcgccgacCCTGCAACGCAGCAGTCTTCTCAAAACGCACAGAAAATGGCCCTGCAGCGAGTCATTCCACCCAACGCCCTCAAGAAG AATCGCTTTCGAGACGTGCTGCCCAACGacctccttcgcgtcctcaGCCCTGAGCACTTTGGCATTCACTCCAACCTCGACGAAGAGAATCGA CGCCTTTTGTGCGATCAAGTAtacggcggcgacgaagagctcctgcaggccgcgcaggaggcgctcgccgcgaagtCGAAGCAGAGCAGCAGTCGCGCGggagagcgacagcagcaccAGCCTACGCTTGACGAACTG GACGAAGACTGCTACTTCCCGAAGGATGGATACGACTACTCCCAGCATCTTGTC TCCCTCGGTGGCGGTGTTCTTGATTGA